tttcaacatttcaattttttcaataaattagtaGCGATTTCTATTGGTGAAATTATTAATCAAGACATCAATAATGCCTTAtcctcaaaaattagaaattaggcgaaattttacgtcaatagattgattaaaagtgaaaatttgattagaaaattccaTCTAAACAGACAAACAATATAGCACTTTTCTCGTGGATTGTATTTTAGTATCAAAATGGATctatttttactataaataattccaaaataaacACGCACACAAAgaaattcacatttttatctatttaaaaaattattaataagaaaataaccCCTTTACGATGCCACTGCCACATTTTAACTAGATGGTGAAAGCGTgggtaattattttatattgtttttaggAAAATCACTGGTATCTATCTTTCTGCTAAAAGCCAACcagattatttgaaaagtggatTATTTCATTTAGTTTATCCTATCAGATATAACTTATCGAAAAAGGTGTATGAAATAACTATATATACGAggctttaataatttatttgcgtatttatcatataaaatgatttatttggTACATAATAGGCATAATAACCAAAATAACAAATACAGTCAAAAAAACTATGGTAccatattaattatttgaacatatgttttgaactatatttcaaaaacaatgagATTTTTCTACAAGCAATAAGTGAACATTAAGAAAAGTATGcagatttttcaactttacatTTAGCTTATATTCCGGAATATATTTTCCCAGTCGGTGgaaataatttcttgaattgcaCAATTTGTAGCGCTTCTCGGAAACtgattggatttttttattgtttagcttctcgaaataaaaataacttattggTTTCGCTATCCGTGTTAGTGGTCGCTAATAACTGATgaatatcaattattaaatatctagAATATATTATGCAGCtgaattatggaaaaattaacGCATGAAATTATGATATCCCAATCTCCCATTATATTTAGTCtgattaagaatttttttggaagACCATTTCTCTAGTATttgattatatacaaaaatcaaaGAAGGTATATTTGTTGGGCTTGATATTCGAAAACTAATAGCTGAagcaaaatttgaaatgtttaaaaaattacaacagGATTTTAGCTcgaatgttcaaaatattaattttcttgccAACACTTGAGCGATGAACGAGAAGAGATGCTTCTCCGAGGATACCAATAATTTTGGGATAAAGGCATGATGAGCAACTACGATTGCACCCTAATGCGTGAAACAGATTGCAAGCAGTACAAAAGACAATTCAACATATGTTCATTTCTAGCTCATACTTTTAAATATGCTGtatcaaaaatagttaataCTATGAATTAGAATTGTTAAAAACAGATTCAGGTTTCAATTTGCCTTATGATCAACTTTTAGTGGTTTGGAACCAAAGCCGTGTATAGttgtattggaaaaaatatgattttgttaTTGGATGGAGATGGAGAAAAACGACATCATTTGTGATCCTAATCTATAAAGCAGATATATGAacagaacaaaaacaaaatctcaACCAACAGACTTCGTTAAAGTAGAAAAGGGTCTAATTTCTGCCGACCCTAATACCAGATTCCAAAACTGTTGCTGCTGTGTTGTGATAAAAGAGTAGATATATTCTGTAGAGCTCGTAATAACTGCAATCAAAAGCCTGATTTAACTAGATATTTCATTATCAGCTCTTCGAAAATTATGACCTTGGGTCGATATTTATTAAAGTTTTCTATCTTCACGTTCGTGAAATTTAAAACTCAATCTACAAAAATCGTTTTCATTAATGCAGtttcgaatatatttattttgaacaagtttttctttgtttatataagtttttattttgttgttatatCGATAATTTCCGAGAAGCTTTTATGGTTACTAAAATATCAAATGACTTTCAAAGGAAATTGAGGCGATTCCATTAGATCCAATTGATCTTTTTTTGATCTGCCAAAAATACACTGAAATCTAGTTAGAGAAATTTTTAGACACGACACTTCATTAGCAACTTGGTCGTGTTATTTTTAAAGTTCTCGACATGGTCAGTATTAGTTGTAAACACACGATATTTCATAAGAATTAAAACAAGTCAACGGGCTTATAAATATAGTTAAAGTAAAGCAGACCCTGCAAGTTATAAATTACAATAAGACCTACtagtaaaaaaattcagtagattaagaaaaaattgaaagaagcaCTTCTGTATCAGCtcaaaatgataataaaaaatcacttATTTGACGGCATTAAGAGGTCAAAGAGTTTATCAAAGTCCCAGATGTACTTCCGGTTGTACCAATAATTGGATTGGATTGGTTGACTTCCAGTTCGGCATTTTGAACTGGATTTATGAATTACCCGAAACAGCAGTTCCTCTCGATTACAAAACATATCgcatttcatataaaaacattttcctgGGTTATCGGTTAATTTAGTTAACCTAACTTAAGCTTAAGTAAAATTAACTCATCTAACCTAACCGGAAAATGGATTCGTTCCTCAGTTTTCTTAACAACATCAAGAGAGAGTTCCCAAatcgaatataaataaataaaaagatgaacaataattattttcacgtttttgTGAATTGTCTAAATATAGGCCCTCCTAAACAAAACATTTCATTTAGTTCCCCAGTTCAAAAACGAATCATTAGTAAAATCGGAAGTACTGATTTATGACGTCTAGAAAACCTCGATAAATTAATTCATTCTACGATTTCGAAAATGCTAAACTAACACGTTCCTGATTTAGGCAGATAAGGAAATAGAATCAATTTAAAGAGACAATAAAAGAAACAATTaggacattttttaaaaacgtaaGATACTAGTTCGATTTACTAGACGTTTTGATGCTACTAGAAAACGATTTGGGCCTATTTTTACGGAAATATTTCGCCCAGGCAGCTTTGGTTTCGTTATTTAAAATAACGTAGAACAAGAAGAGTATGAAACCTTGTATGTTCGAAGTTAcagcaaataaataaatcaaagttAATTTCAACCAttgtatataaatgaaattagcaAACACCCAAAACATCCAAGGAACACctagtacaaaaaataaaaggCAAGCTAATTGTATTTgtagtttttgaatattttctttacttcCGTGAGATTCAACAGTGTTCGATGTAATTCTTCTCATTACAGCAAAAAATACGAAAGTATTAACAAATACTATTATACTCACTGGCAATAATACCCCATAATATAAATTAGCTCCCACGGGGTAACAGTAgttgtattttctttttgtatacgTTGTTGAATTGATAATATTAACAATGCCTACTGGTAAAATAGCGAATCCCCAgccaaaaataattgatttcagTACTATGTTTTCTGGTAGTATAGTTAAAACCTTTACAAATCTCATGTACTGTAAAAAAGAATATACCAACATCCAACAAAATTTGCTTATTACAAAGTAATGCAGTAAGATACCCAAAATTGTACAACTGTGTACTGTTACAAAGAACTTTGAATCACTTATTTGCATAATGAACGTTTCTAAAAGGATCGATATTGATAGATTTAGTAAAATAATCGTACCCTGTTTCCTTCTccatattttaaaaagaaatgctGTTAAAAAGATCCCTGTTATACCTATCAAAGTCATTATATCTCCTATTATAGCTATAACATCTAAAATAACATCATCCGTACTACTCAAGAATTTTTCCATGGTTATTCTCAACATAGATAAATGAGTTAAATGTGAATACATACAAATATGATAATGATTTTCTATATCAAATTCTCCCATATAAACTCCTCCGGATGTAGACCAATGCCCTTTTTTTCTAACTGTTTTCTTCCCATAATCCCAAAATCCACATTCTGGTATTTCACTATAATTAGATTCTTTGAACATTATAGGTATACTACTCGGTAGGTACCCACCAAATTCTGGAATAGTGACACTCACAACAGGACCTGAGGGCCTTGTTGTATGATTACTTTCAAAAAAAGCATCTTTGAAATAAATCGTAGTAATAATTGTTATATTAGAactatttttatgatttaaaatttcttcGGGTATTAATAAAGCGAAAAGTGCGTTAGGACCAAGATCGTACAAAGAACTATTACTGTGAAGATCAGCCACGATTGGTTCTTTACCTTGTTCCTGGTAAATTACCACGCCGTAAATATCACTTGAAATTGGATTAGTGACATGTACAATAACATTTTGTTCCTGTAGTAGAAACGCAGttaaatttgatgttgtttcaatcaatatattttctactaCATCTATTAAATCGTCGGTGACGTTTAAAAGATCTTGTGAAGACACCAAAAGTTCCTTATTTACATTCAACAAATTGTCAATTATCTTCATGGTACTGTCCACTGAATTGTTTTCGTTGTTAGTAGTGTCTACTAATATATTGCTGTTGATATCGTCAAAAatcttattcaaaaattttgaagcGTAATATATTGAGAGAACTGGTAAATTAGGATCGTTTTCTATAACATTAGTAACGTTGTTAACAGTTTCTGTagttaaattttgttgtaacgcggaataaatatatttagtacTCTCTGGTAATTCCACATCGCTAGAACATTCTCCTATAACATCTCCCCATTCAGCACCTGTTAAAAAATCACCTCCACATATTCGTATAACAGGTAAACCATTTTGTTGTAGACAATTTTGGTCAGATACCGCACTTTGACTTATTGGCGTTAACGGCCAACTTAAATTATGTAATGTTTCAGGTAAACAATATTCACtacttcttatatatataacatttatGTCCTCTCTATTTTCTAGGTTAtctttgatatatttgaaatcTTCTAGAACATCGTTTGTGTCTTCATTTgatatatgaattaatatatcTACAGATTTCAAATCGAAATTATAAATATCCATAACTCTTGTTtcttctttgaaaaaatttagagaTTTGTTCAAAATTCTTCTAAAATCGATTAAATTCGTTTGGTTGCAGTTAAATAACTGACATACATTACTGATTATTAATCGTGCCGAAAATTCGGTACCAGATTTAGTTTTATAGGCCAATACAGGATTCGATTCGATTTTATCGTCTACATAATATGTACTTTTGAAAACTTCGCAATAATAAATACCAATTTTATCTTCTAACTCAACCTCGTATACGTTGTACGATCGaacattttctctattttcgattatttgttcGACATCTTTTCTCGTTTTAATAGCATAAGGAGCTGCATTagtaaaacaataaattgttttttcgttTGCGTTTTCGAAAAGACCTTCAGGCGAGTATATAGTCAAATACAATTTCCTTTCTTTATCGTCAAAATTCAGTGTCAACTGAGCTTCTTCAACAGAATTTTGTTTCGGATGTTGAGTAACACATAGAGAATaagataaatttttctttgtataataCCAAGAATGTTCACTAAGAGATTGATTGAATTCATAAAATGGTAAATCTGGATAAGTGATAGTTCCAACAATAGATTCATCATCATCGGCTAAGTCGGACAACATTGTGAAATCATACATAGTGTTTACTTTTGCCAATTCGGAACAAGTTTGTTTCTGCTTGCAGTAACATGCGTCCGAAAGTATATCCACACTAACGCAATCATGGGGGCACCTAGCGTAAACTTCTTCTTTGGAAAACTGGCAAACATATCGATGATATCGGTCACAAAATTCAGGGTAGTATTCTTCTGAAGACGTATTCACTACCAAacaattcttattaaaaaaatctacatCAGTTAACGCTCCCTTTATAGGTTTCTTAATAGGAATaccaaaattttctccaaaagTTAGTGATTCAAAAGGTCCGTATTCGTGTAATCTCTTGTATGGCAGCCAAAGTAGTTCGTTTTTCAACGGTACATTGTTGGAATCTTCGGTTAATGCTTCAAAGCTACATATATTACCCCATGGTTGAGCAGCGGCGAAAAAAATGCAGCTATCAGACGTTTCTGAAAATTGAACAGGACATCGTTTCCCATAACGTGTGAGCTTTGAACAAAGATTAGTGGAATTTGCGGGAATCCACGTATTATTGGTGCAAACTCTTGTTACtaaatttccatatttgtccGTGCAAGGTGGGGAAGATAAAACGATTTCATTATCAATTCCTTTTGAATTCCAATATACTTGAGTTGAATTGTTGACTATAGTTATTTCCCTCGGGCAACgctgaaacaacaaaaaattgatcataGCTATTTATGTATAAAGGGGAATAAGTAGATGGCATTCTTAAAAAGCTACTGGTCTGAGGTTCCGTAATTCGGCCATgggtatatatatttatatatatggtCAATGGTCAATAgagaaaaaacgataaaattcAGGAACTGAAAAGGAATGAGGACAGGACAAATGTATGGAATAGACTAGATAAAGATAAATAGAAAAGCATCCACAAAAGAGCAAAGAGAATATTGATGAACAATGGAAAAGTATTAAGAAACGCGTAATAACTTCAGCAGAAGAAGGTGTTGGTACAAAagatactataaaaaaattaatggtttgattagtaatttataataaaaattaaaaagaagttAGGTAAAAATGACTAGAAACTATGataaaaaaagatcaaaacaaatatataaaaacaaaaaaggtaaTACAAACTATGAGAATAAAATGACTTGATGATAGTATGGACACCTTGGAAAATGAAAAACGAACTACAAccaatattaaagaaaaagaacaattcaaaaatttctttacgTAAAAATAAAGTGAGCATGAAGATGATATAAGCGATGAAAGCAGAGAGGGAATGTGATAATACAATTAACAAATTGGAGCACAACGAAGCAAAGCAAAATGGTAAGACAGAATAATGAATAAGCTAATAAAATACGAGGAGATAGCTCAAAGTCcagaatatttgaaatcatGGAAAGAATATGGGAAAAGAAGGACAAGAACATGGAACAACTGAAAGTACCACAAAGTTATAAGTATCAGTAAGAGTTACTTTGTAAAATACTACAggaagaataataataaaaccgGACCATCCGAGGAGTTGGAAACAAAATCTGTGGTAAGGCAAGGTAATGGACTCGAAAACTACCTTACTAATATAAGGAATGGATTTGGACCAACTAAAGATAGacagaaatagaaaattgaaatttggaaacAATGAGTATCGAAGACTTAAAAACTATGACATtgagaatatattagaaaatgatgatatggtaaatgaaaaatttgaaaatgcgGATAAGTAGGGGATAAGAAAATTTATAGAATAGCGAATTAGCGAGAAAGGACTGCCACGAAAATAAACGGAAGATCAGATTGTTCAGGATATGGGTCAGGAAGACATAACTAGAACAGACAAatgtagaacaaaaaaaatacagaacAGTTATCGATGCTGTTCgataaattagtttcaaaaggACATTTGTCCACACATCGTCACATAAATTCATctgaaaataatcatttttgttaaatttaattagatttaccaattttctatttttacctGCGATATTACCATTATTATCTGCGTCTTTattgctagaaaaataaaaataaaaattggaacaaaattcaaatcaacAAAAATGGCTACTCAAAACCTAGGAAATTCAGAGATTCATATGATAAAGAATAtgattaattattgaattagatGATGAAAAACGCTATACATTTACAACTAAACATTTACTAAACAGTACTCTAGGGTGCTTGGGTCGTATCGCTGCTTCAGCTACTCAATCAACCGACCGAAAGAGAAAACTGTACTTCTTACTATTGTGGATGCTCATTACAACATTCGAAATGCAAATTTGCATGGAAACCTCGACGTAGTGCAGGAATGTAGAATACTATAAAGTTATGATGCTTTAACTTTTCAATCAACGGTACAAAAAGAGAAGAGTGAAGAATACGAAACCTTCAGACCCTGTGTAATACAATAGGGTCCTATAAGTCCTATAAGTCCTTtgaacttaaaaaataattaaataaagctATGCACAGTATGGCTTTTTATGTGGGTTAATCTACATGAaacgagaattattttttaaaaatgcctCTTTCCAAATGTTCTCTATTACGATCTTGATTGAATGAAGTTTGGTTTTCAGAAAGAGTCTAGAAATTGtttgaaagtaaaaatttaCAAGGAAAAGTGACTTTTTCCACATTCCAACCAAATTATTTTACGCCACGTTAAAGACCAGTGTGATATCCAAGCCACACAAATGATAATTTTTGCAAGAATTTTGTTCTATAATTTGAGAATATGTTATAGAATAACAGATATACAGAATAGAATGCGatattatttgacatttttttattgaatcatttataattatgaaaaacgaGAAAGTATACAAAAGTCAGTAGTTTGATTTGAGGctagtgaaaattttattagagaATTACATCTAAAcagataaaaaacaaacaaaagtgGATAAACATTTATTGATACACTACTAAGGAAACTAAATTACTTTATTATGATGATTAATGAACTTTTAGACTTTGTATATACCCATACAGTCACACAGACTCACCTTCTGAGCCTATTTTTATGGATTGTTAGCTCCTGCACACAGTTTGAGACTCCAAACAAAAACTATATCATTCTATACTTTGccttttctaac
This DNA window, taken from Diorhabda sublineata isolate icDioSubl1.1 chromosome 4, icDioSubl1.1, whole genome shotgun sequence, encodes the following:
- the LOC130442452 gene encoding uncharacterized protein LOC130442452; this encodes MCVLRQGFTERYVLIKLVILVSFCLKYGYCDEDNSKRCPREITIVNNSTQVYWNSKGIDNEIVLSSPPCTDKYGNLVTRVCTNNTWIPANSTNLCSKLTRYGKRCPVQFSETSDSCIFFAAAQPWGNICSFEALTEDSNNVPLKNELLWLPYKRLHEYGPFESLTFGENFGIPIKKPIKGALTDVDFFNKNCLVVNTSSEEYYPEFCDRYHRYVCQFSKEEVYARCPHDCVSVDILSDACYCKQKQTCSELAKVNTMYDFTMLSDLADDDESIVGTITYPDLPFYEFNQSLSEHSWYYTKKNLSYSLCVTQHPKQNSVEEAQLTLNFDDKERKLYLTIYSPEGLFENANEKTIYCFTNAAPYAIKTRKDVEQIIENRENVRSYNVYEVELEDKIGIYYCEVFKSTYYVDDKIESNPVLAYKTKSGTEFSARLIISNVCQLFNCNQTNLIDFRRILNKSLNFFKEETRVMDIYNFDLKSVDILIHISNEDTNDVLEDFKYIKDNLENREDINVIYIRSSEYCLPETLHNLSWPLTPISQSAVSDQNCLQQNGLPVIRICGGDFLTGAEWGDVIGECSSDVELPESTKYIYSALQQNLTTETVNNVTNVIENDPNLPVLSIYYASKFLNKIFDDINSNILVDTTNNENNSVDSTMKIIDNLLNVNKELLVSSQDLLNVTDDLIDVVENILIETTSNLTAFLLQEQNVIVHVTNPISSDIYGVVIYQEQGKEPIVADLHSNSSLYDLGPNALFALLIPEEILNHKNSSNITIITTIYFKDAFFESNHTTRPSGPVVSVTIPEFGGYLPSSIPIMFKESNYSEIPECGFWDYGKKTVRKKGHWSTSGGVYMGEFDIENHYHICMYSHLTHLSMLRITMEKFLSSTDDVILDVIAIIGDIMTLIGITGIFLTAFLFKIWRRKQGTIILLNLSISILLETFIMQISDSKFFVTVHSCTILGILLHYFVISKFCWMLVYSFLQYMRFVKVLTILPENIVLKSIIFGWGFAILPVGIVNIINSTTYTKRKYNYCYPVGANLYYGVLLPVSIIVFVNTFVFFAVMRRITSNTVESHGSKENIQKLQIQLACLLFFVLGVPWMFWVFANFIYIQWLKLTLIYLFAVTSNIQGFILFLFYVILNNETKAAWAKYFRKNRPKSFSSSIKTSSKSN